atttgtcccgaagccactcatgcgttgtcttgggtgtgtgcttagggttgttgtcctgttggaaggtgaaccttcgccccaggttgaggtcctgagcgctctggagcaggttttcatcaaggatctcgctgtactttaatccgatcatctttccctcgatcctgactagtctcccactgcctgccactgaaaaacatccccacagcatgatgcttccaccaccatgctttactgtagggatggtgtcaggtttcctccagacgtgatgcttgacgttcaggctaaagagtttctcatggtctgagtgtcctttacgcaccttttggcaaactccaagcgtactgttgtgtgccttttactgaggagtggcttccgcctggctactctaccacaaaggcctgattggtggagtgctgcatagatggttgtccttctgtaaggttctcccatctccacagaggaactctggagctctgtcagcgaccagcgggttcttggtcacctccctgaccaaggcccttctcccccgattcctcagtttggctgggtgaccagttctaggaagagtcttggtggttccaaacttcttccatttaagaatgatgaaggccactgtgttcttggtgaccttcaatgctgcagaaatgttttggtacccttccccagatttgtgcctcgacacaatcctgtctcggagctctacggacaattccttcgacctcatggcatgATTTTTGCTCttacatacactgtcaactgtgggaccttatatagacaggtgtgtgcctttccaaatcatgtccaatcaattgagtttaccacagatggactcaaatcaagttgtagaaacatctcaaggatgatccatggaaacaggatgcacctgagctcaatttcgattctcatagcaaagggtctgaatacttatgtatataaagtatatgttttttatttgaattaattttcaaacatttctaaaaaacgttTTTCGTTTTGtcatcgggtattgtgtgtagattgatgaggaacatttttaatttaatccattttagaataagtttgcaacgtaacaaaatatggaaaaagtgaaggggtctgaatactttctgaatgcactgtaataaTAATGTTGCTATTTTAGGTAAAACATGATTTTAAAGGTTTATTCAATGTGAAAATGAAGCAGTTTTTTACCAGTTGTTTTACAACTGATTTGACAAAATATCATCACATGCAATGACTGACTTGTCACATGGTGCCTGTCTGGGAACACATTTGTTACACATTTGTTTATAAATATTGTAACCATAGGATGAAATACCTGGCCAAATAAGGGATATAGTAtacaattacacacaaaaattaaaacatttttaaaaaatgtaatagctAATTATTTGTGTATTTTGCCTCTTGCATTATTCCCACAATAGAATAATGCTCCACATTATTATTTAATTTTACTAAATTATTTGTACGTGGTTTGGTTATTTACTTGTGGAAACTACTGGTATTGAATTAATTAGCACTGCTTCTGCTTTTTTTCTCAGAAAAGTAGGGAAATAGAGCAGAGGGAATGCACCTGCTGCGGAAAACGTCTGTAGCTATTTGTCGCCCCACCACTGTCACAAATTTTCCATATCTTCCGGGATGTGATGATTATAACCAACGCTGAAAGTCAACAGTTTCAGAGTGCAGGAAAGAGACTGGAAGGTAGACTGTGGGAGTCACGCTGACACATTGCAGCAAAGGGTTGAGCGGTAAGTTGAGTTTGTTGTGATCTTTAACAttcattcaaactgttttattGAATTACAGTTGCAATCAAAAAAATGTTTACACGACAGTAAATTATTGAATACCTTTTCCTGATATGGGAAACCTCCCTTAGGAATGATTTACGATCCTCGATTCATTGACGTTGCGAACAAACGATATACCCGTGCACTTGTTTTGTCCGCTACCagtctgctttgaaagttgtatTATTCCATTTGATTATttttcatctcctccctcccaagATTTGGGAACGAAAGAAAGTGATATGGTGAATTAATTTGAATCACAATCGAAGTGAAGTTTTCGATTTTCTCAATGGAATTAAAACACCGTCTGGACAGgtgttaaaatattttttttgagaCTGACAAATCTTCTATGAACTATATTTGCGCTCGCTCATTCAGATGCATttcttatgtagtgttgtcttattCAGCAGATCATGTGTTTTGATAAACAACTGCGCTTTTtcaataatgtaaaattaactgGATGTGTTGGCAACAATCTTAAATCCAGCCACATCATGCATTGTCTCTAGGCCTACAATAGATTTGTTTGATTACATTTGGGCTGTTAGAAAAACATACaataggctacaacaaaacaatcAAATGTAGCCTATTGCATTTTTTAAAGTCCTTTTGGAAAATGAGGTAAATTACATACTTTGAAATAGTCCTACATTTGCTGTTAGACTTACATTACTTATTGAGGTACTGTCAAGAAAATTGCACATTAAACTATGCTATTCTCATGCATTGTTAAATTGGAATTAATTTTCCTTTTATTATAGCCTATACCCACAATGAGActatgtttacacaggcagcccaattctgatattttggcAAAGAATCTGATCGGTCAGAATACCAATTAGTGGCGAAAACATCGGAATTGGGCTGTAAACACAACCTAAGATGCCCTGGAAAAGCACTTTATGTGGAGTTTTCTTTCCTGTATTcacctttcttttttttcttttttactaaCGTTGGTATTCGTTCAATTTGTCCTCACTCTTTCTGTTGCTATCCTTCTTAGTGTCTATTGACTCTAGAAATATCCCAGGGCACTGTCATCTTTGTTTCTGTGACACACGCATTCCCTTGAAGTAGGCAGCTGCCTGCTGAGCTGCCCTACAAGGCATTGTACACTTCTCAAATGTGAGTCAATTGGCCTCAAGCATTAAAACAATGAGGAAAAAGTTTCTCTCCAAAGTTCTGCGTGAGTGACACAGCTTAGCACACAAACACTGTGGTAATGAGGGCTATGGAATTGAAATCAAGTTTTTTTTCTCTGCTTAAACTCACTCAACATTATTAGAATTAGAAAAACTTTATTGTCCACCCAATGTGTCTTTGGCTTCACAACATAAAAGCAGACATTAAAAGCCATCAGGACTCCATCATCCTCAAAAATAATAAACTATACGAACTACAAAAGTGCAAGTGCAGTTTCCTGTTAGTCGGCTATACATTGGTCTAAAAGCCACAATCAACATCAAGAATTCCTAGTAAAAAATACATCATCATTAAGACTGAAGGGCACCTGATCACCTCCATGATTAAATAATTCATATGTTTGTACATCAGGATCTGAGACCATTATCAACAACTTGGGTCAAATTACTTTTTATAGATATTCTTAGATATCTCCTCCCTGAGGGGAGCTTTTCAAACTGGAAATAGTTGGATGGGTCATTAGCTATAGTCAGTGCTTTGCTCTGAGTGCTCAGCACTTgtagtgcctttagaaagtattcataccccttgacttattccacattttgctgtgttacatcatgaattcaaaatggattaaatcattttttccacTCACCCagctacacaaaataccccataatgacaaagtgaaaacatgttttagaaatgtttgcacatttattgaaaattacattttcactctaatcaatactttgtagaaacacctttggaGCAAATTGCAGCTTTGAGtcgtctgtatcagctttgcacatttggaattgttttttttctcccattcttccttgcagattttctcaagctctgttaagctgtaggccgtcattgtaaataataatttgttcttaactgacttgcctagttaaataaataaaggctaGGCGGGGAGCGGCGgagaacagcaatcttcaagtctttccacagattttcaatgggattcatgTCTGGGAtttggatgggccactcaaggacttacATTTTCCAGCTTTGCTTtggctgtttccattgatcatctttgagatgtttctacaagttaATTCGAGTCcccttgtccaatcaattgaatttatcacatgatttggaaaggcacatacctgtctatataaggtcccacagttgacagtgcatgtcagagcaaaaaccaagtcatgaggtcaaagCAATTCAAGccgtccgtagagctcagagaaaggattgtgtcgaggcacagatctggggaagggtacaattatatattttttcagcattgaaggtccccaagaacaaaatggcctacatcattcttaaatggaagacgtttgggaccaccaagactctttttAAAGCctgccgcccagccaaactgagcaatcaggggagaagggccttggtcagggaggtgaccgagaacccgatggtccctctgagagagctccagaatttctctgttgagatgggagaacattccagaaggacaaccatctctgcagcactccatcaatcaggcctttacggttgagtggccagatggaagccactcctcagtaaaaggcacatgaaagcccgcttggcgtttgccaaaaggcatctaaaggacgctcagatcatgagaaacaagaatctgtggtctgatgaaaccaagattgaatgctttggcctgaatgccaagcggttttctattttctacattgtagaataatagtgaagatatcaaaactatgaaatgacacatatggaatcatgtagtaaccagaaaagtgttaaacaaatctaaatatattttatagttgagattcttcaaatagccagcctttgacagctttgcacactcttgccattctctaaACCacattcatgaggtagtcacctgaaatgcatttcaatgaacaggtgtgccttgttaatttgtggaatttatttccttaatgtgtttcagttgtgttgtgacaaggtagggttggtatacagaagatagacaaATCTTGTATAAgagcaagtccatattatggcaagaacaactcaaataagcaaagagaaacgacagtccatcattactttaagacatgaagctcagtcaatacagaacatttcaagaacattgaaagtttcttcaagtgcagtcgcaaaaaccatcaagcgctatgaagaAGCttgttctcatgaggaccgccacaggaatggaagacccagagttacctctgctgcagaggataagttcataagATTTAATTgcccctcagattgcagcccaaataaatgcttcagagttcaagtaacagacacatgtcaacatcaactgttcagactgCATAAATccagccttcatggtcaaattgatgcaaagaaacccATTACTAAAGGATACcagtaataagaagagacttgcttgagccaagaaacccaatcaatggacattagactggtggaaatgtgtcctttggtctgagtacaaatttgagatttttggttccaaccactgtgtctttgtgagatgcagagtaggtgaacggatgctcTCCGcgtgtgtggtttccaccgtgaagcatggaggaggaggtgtgatggtgctttgctggcgacactgtctgtgatttatttagagttcaaggcacacttaaccagcatgctaccacagcattctgcagcgatatgccatcccatctggtttgcgcttagtgggactaccatttatttttcaacaggacaatgacccagcacacacacacacctccaggctgtgtaataaGGGCTTTTtggccaaggagagtgatggagtgctgcatcagatgacctggcctccacaatcaccctacctcaacccaattgagatggtttgggatgagttggatcgcagagtgaaagaaaaacagccaacaagtgctcagcatatgtgggaattccctCAAGACaatttgaaaagcattccaggtgacgctggttgagagaatgccaagagtgtgcaaagctgtcatcaaggcaaagggtggctactttgaagaatataaaatatatcttaaaaccttttttgtttactacattattccatatgtgttatttcatagtttgatgtctacactattattctacaatgtagaaaatagtaaaaataaagaaaccttttgaatgagtagatgtgtccaaacttttgactgggtgtgtgtttgtaaaatcttggtcgaccaacagcctatcgaccagtaaattggggtcagccctagtgtgaatactaatgtaaatgagatatttctgtatttcattctcAATAAATTGGCAACaatatctaaaaacatgttttcactttgtgtgGTATTGGCGAGAatgaatatatttaatccattttgaattcaggctctaaatgtggaataagtcaaggagtatgaatactttctgaagaaactatatatggtattgaactgcttttttttttttttttttttttttttcatgtggtCATGATGAAGCAAACAATACTTTTGTACACTATTTCTCGAATGTGCTGGCTCACACTGAAACTATTCCTGAGCAGATAAAAACGTGGCCTTGCCTTAAATATAGTGTGCTCACGGTAAAATCAGAGTTGTCAAAAAAATTGAagtgccttttaaaaaaaaaacttaaacgGTCAACTTGACTATTCAATGTCTTCTGAGGTTCTGGATTCACCTAGAGATTGAAGCTCATAACTGGAACATGGCTGACGACAGGTTTGATGTCAGGATTAAACAAATGGTTTAACCAGTGCACTCCACCCGCCGCTCTATGTCCTTAGAGGGTGGGAACCCTGCGATATGCTGAGCTCGTGTTGTTTTTAGCTTTCCTGTTCAAATTCCCTCAAGCAAACGTTCACCCTGTCAGAGGGGTTTGAAACCTCAAGGATCCTGGATCCTATTTGTCATCATCTATCTATTCTATATGCGTGCCAGCGCCTGTCAAAGTAAGATTAGGTAGAGACTATTTTCCCAAGTCATCCTGTTATAATTTACTATAGGATGACATGTCGAAATAAAATCACTATCTGTATGTCAACAAATGTTAATTTATGTTTGTGTACCTGACTCCAAGCACAAGATACACTTAGGCAGGGCTGTTTTCTTTCCCTGCAAAGGATTTTCTACATGATTTAAGCATATACAGTACAACGTTATAGGCTTAGTTTGTTAAAGGTGTTGTAGTTTGGTGTTTACTCCAGTGGAAATGACACCGTACTGTACGTCCTGGTGAGATTtgcacagtgtacaaaacattaggtataccttcctaatattgagttgcacccccatttgccctcagaacagcctcaattcttcaggACATGGACTATAAAAAGTGATGGCATTCCTCCAATGCttgccacagttgtgtcaagttggatgcatgtcctttgggtggtggaccatactTGAGACataagggaaactgttgagcatggaaaaacccagcagtgttgcagttctgtgttcgtctggcacctactactatacctagttcaaaggcacttaaatattttgtctcacCCATTCACCCTCATGTCTCAAAGCTTAATTAAAAgtatttctttaacctgtctcctcccctttatctactgatttaaaaaaaaaagggatTTAATagatgacatcaataaaggatcatagctttcacctggatttacctggtcagtctgtcatggaaatgtTCCACTAGTCCACCTTCCCTCTGGTTTGTCTGCAGCAGGGCCATCTCAGGGTGTTGGCTCTAAGCTAGGtcactgttgtctgggtctgtccATGCTTGCCAGCTCCATCTTCCTAATTACCCAGCCAGCTCCAGCAAGGCAGAGTGAGAGGCTTCTGACACTGTGGCAGCAGCAGCCTCTCTGCATGGAGGCTCACTAGTGGAGGAGGTAAGGGTAACACCATCCACTAACAGTCCCCTTTGTCTGTATGTCTGCTAGTCCTGCACTGTCtacccctctctgcctgtctctgtcctttCCCCTCACAGCAAGCCCTCCCATTGtttaaacacacactctctcctgcAGTGGTCCACTGTAATGCTGTGCTCTTTCTGAGTAGCCTGTACTGTATATGAGGTCGTTGCTCATGTACTGAAAGTGGGTCCTCCATTAAATGGACATTAGCTGGGGGAAAAGCCTCCGATCAGCTTTACTCCATCTTCAATGCTGCTGATGTTTGGGATTAGGACTTTCACACTGGTTTTCACTGTGATATCATGAGGGATTTCAAATTTAAGCTATGGTGCTTGGTAAAGCAGGAGAAAGGCATTTTCAGGCAGAAACCACAAAGGACATGTTATAGATGGATAAAACATGTTCCCATTTTGTGCCTTCTGAACTCAGCCCTGTTCTCTTCTTTGGCTAGCAGGAGCCTGTCTGGCCTAGGGTGACAATCCCTAAGGGGTTAGCCTGGGACGGAGGTGCAATGCCACAGGCTGCAGACATGATTAATGTGGCCTTCCTGACCGACTCGGAGCGGGAGCTGATCCTGGAGGTGCTGCGGAGGGACGAGGAACTGAGGCAGGCTGAAGAGCACCGTGTCCGGTGAGAACTCTCCTCCCgagctgcatctcaatagtcctAAAGTGGCTTCCTCCTGACGTTGTCTCCTTTCCTTAATCTGATCTAAAAAGACAGGACTGGTGAAAGCGATACAGTGCATGCTGGTGGCAATCTAGCATTCACCTCATCAACTCAGTATTTCACGAGTGCAGATGGAGGCAGTCACTAGACTTTCAACATCCAGTTATGCAAAGATGTCAACACAGACACCAATAGGCAAGGGTCTAACCAATCCCCCCGTTGTTTTAGGAAGCTGAAGACGGAGCTGCTGGACATTATGAGGAAGGGCGCCAAGCGTAGCAGTGGGAAGTACAGTGAGCGTAGCTGCGGCCGCTGCCAGGAACCACTTGGTCCACTATCTGCCGGCTCCAGCCAGTGTAGGGCATGCAAACACCAAGTGTGCCACAACTGCTGCTCAGCGTGCCCCAATGGATCCtgggtgtgcagtgtgtgtgctaAAGAGGCGTAAGAGTCCATTTCTCTGTACTGTACATCACCCCACCCTGTCTTTTAGCATCTAAATGGCGACGATCCCTGTGTTTGCTGTATCTATATGCAAAGCGTGATGTTTTTGTTAATGCCAAAGACTCTCACTGTACAACGCCCACGAGGAGACGATAATACTTTCAGCGGGTTTACATTTCGTGGATGCACGCTATGCATATCTGTTGCATTCTAAActtgtgtaaaaaatatatttttctgtgtttatatttttaCACCGTTTTCACACTGTCAGCATGTTACCCTTAGAGTTGTGGTCCATATATTTGATGATGTTTTAAcgtggtggtaatgtgtggtatTATTTTCTCCAGTGATCTAAAGAAGGTCACCGGAGACTGGTTCTATGACCAGCGAGTCAACCGCTTCTTCTCCACCCCTGGACACGACATAGTGAGGACTTCCCTCAAAAAGAGGCCCCCACGTGAGTCCAGGAACCACCAAGTTGTGGGCTACGCTCTCTTCAATTGGGAACCCTAAATGACTTTCACTGCTGGTGCAGAGTAGAATGTCAGTGGCGTGGCAGCATAGCAATTTGTCCTATTTTTCTCTACTCAATTACAATATTGATATGTTAGAAGCTCCGTTACTGCATAACTTTTGTTTATGCACTTTTTTTCAATGGCACTTCCCAGTAAGGAAATCCCTGTCTGAATGAATGAAGCCACTGTCAGCATATTACCAGTTGCCTCTCATGCTAAAGCTTGGTGTTCTGTTTtagtgaggaagagggagaacaTGGGAGCGCTCCTGTTGAACAGTACAGAGTTGAACCCCAGCCAGCCCACCACCCCTGTTCCCCGACCCAGACTGAGGGACCTAGCAGCCTCCAACAAGGAGTGAGTCCTATTTTTATCTGGGGTGACAACACATGCTTTACAATCAATAGTGTGACGCAGTTACTGTAATATGTGGATGGAGTTTCAATTCAACATATAACATTTTGACACTGTTATTTCAACCTTCTCAGTCTGCTAGACGAAGTCTCCGAAGAATCCGTGGGAGTTAAGACCAaggagcagcaggagcaacagcagcacagAGACAATGAGCCTGCAGAGAAAGCCAGCCTGAACAGTGTCATGACAGAGACCGAGTCCTCTCTTGGGACTCCTCTCTTACCAAGGTAAGTCTACATCCAAAcaaataggcctatagcattaGCGCTACATGCTAACAAAACTGCTTTTGGGATGTCTGCTCAATATGAATGGTGTTTATGATCCAGGAAGGAGGAGAGCACAGGTCAGTCTAGTCCAACAAGGTCCAGTATGAATGGTCTAGTCAAAGCTGACCTCGTCAATAGCCACAGCCCCACCTCAGATGCAGACACGGTAAGGAGACCGTTTACCTATCAATCAggtgttggggtcaattccattttagTGCAGTCAGTCAAGTCGGCAAGTGAAAAGTCCACATGAAAAATAATGGAATTGACCCTAACCCTGTATTAGTCCTCATGTCTCCAGCCAATACATATTATACTGTCACACCTGACTGTAACCCTTGTCTCTTTCCATAGTCCTCCGTAGTAAGTCATCGTAGTGTTAGTTCTGGCACGGGGACTGTCACATTGGAAGATGGCGGCCTGTTCAAGAAGAGCGTCAGACGAGTTCAGAAATCCTCCGGTGAGACTCTTGTGTGTCTGTCGCCTCGGTAGCCCTGACTCCCAAACTCTATTCAAATATTGTTTTGTTTTAAGGGCATATGGCCTGCTTGAGTTAACAAAGACATGCTCCATTTGAATGCGTCTCCATGGGTTTCACTCAGAATTCACGTCTGTGCTGGACCTGCGTGAGGAGGGGGCTGAAGCATCAGAGGGCTTTATGGGTGACCGGAGCAAGTCGGTGCCTGGGCTCAATGTGCCAGTGAGCAGTACCTCTTCCTCATTACAGACTAATGAATAAGGCTTCACTATACTACAAAATACTTCCTTATAGTGCTAGTATTGGTGAGAGATGCAGTTGCATTGTCTTTTTCATGATTTTAAATGGTTTGCTGTGCTTGcaggatgatgaggaggatgaagacaTTGATAACTTGGTGAGCATCCATAGAAAGGTGTGCTCAAGTACCTCAAATCTTCGCGGCTCCAAGGTAAATGCATGCGATTCTCACTTATCCTATTTTCAAAGGTTCTAGTTAGTGTGTGATGCTATTTTTAGAGTTCCTCAAGATATTTATTGAACCAGAACTTTGAGACAATTCAGGATATCCTGGTTTGTGTTGTGAGCTGCTGCCTAATTAAGTTACCATGGAAACAAAAGCTCACGCTCAAATTTGCTTCAGGGCATGCAAATTTGACTGACCTGATTTTTGTTGTCACAGGCCTCATTTGTGTGCTTTCCAGGAAGTTTGTTACTTGATTGAATACGCTACATTTACCTTTCTGGTCACAATTTTTGCTCATTTTGAATTCCAAGTTATAGAATTGTAGTCAATATGAATGCATTTAAACCAACTActaacagaagtgtgtgtgtgtgtgtgtgtgtccaccacaGAGCACACTGGGCAGTCTGATGAGTATTTACAGTGAGGCAGGAGATTATGACAGCGTGGAGGTGAGCGGGGACATCGTGTTCTCTATCAGCTACGATGACACCACCCAGAGCCTGGCCGTCCTCATCAAGGAGTGTCACTCGCTGGCCCACGGGGACGCCAGACGCCAGCGCTCAAACCCGTGAGTGTCCCCTCAGGACTAGGGTTTAACAGTTGTCTCAGTAGGAAATGATGGGTGCATCTCAATAATGTTTCCTCTCCTTCATATCCCCACATCTGAAAACACTGGGTGGATGAAAGTCAGGGTGGATGCCGCTCTGGAATTTTCTTTCAACAAAGCTGCTTTGCACTATTCAGATGCATTCCATCATGTCATTGCCAACAGTGATAGTATCCCCACTCCTTCAAGTGAGACCAACACTATTCTACCGTAGGTTGCAATAAGTCTCATCATGtttttacaatgacagtagatgagatGCATTGTAGAGAATGATTCCCAGTAATCCTGTTGTTCACTCtagacacacacttcagtgttattACTGTATGACATAATGTAGATCAGGTTTCCCAActggccaaatttggcccgcaggtggttttatttggcccccccaaTTTTCTGAGCAACTTTTATTTACTGTTGAACATAAcactaaaaacaccaggaaatcatctAAAAGTGATTTTAATTGAAGAAATTGGTTGAAGTATTCCCATACATAATAGAGAGAAccatgtgatcgtatacaaatgtaagcaaggtttgaattgatttttagtcaaacatatctgtttgggctttttGATTTGTATTTATGTTCCGGCCCtccgaccatccactcaagaacaAATTGTCCCGcaactgaatctagttgatgatccctgacgTAGATCATCTTAGATAAGACCCTGTCCTGTTTACAAAATGTTTGATGTGCCCAGGGGTCATTATCAGAGTTCCAAAAGGAAGAATTGTAAAGGTTACATTTAACGGAAGAAAAATAATTCTACATTTGTAGTTTGGAAATGTAGGCACTTTATATTTTGACTTAAATaacagaacaaaaatagaaacgcaacaatttcaaagattttacttagtTAAAGTTCATATGAGaaaatcagtcagttgaaataaattaattaggccataGTCTATGGatctcacatgactgggaatacagatatgcatctgttggtcacagataccttaaaagaaatgggcctcacaatgggcctcaggtacttgtcacagtatttctgtgcattaaaattgccatcaataaaatgcaattgtgttccttggccatagcttatgcctgcccataccacaacctcaccgccaccatggggcactctgttcacaatgttgacatcagcaaacctcttgcccacacgatgccatacacacaaattctctaaaatgacattggatgaggcttatggtagagaaattaacatttaattc
This genomic stretch from Oncorhynchus tshawytscha isolate Ot180627B linkage group LG21, Otsh_v2.0, whole genome shotgun sequence harbors:
- the LOC112224224 gene encoding synaptotagmin-like protein 4, with the translated sequence MPQAADMINVAFLTDSERELILEVLRRDEELRQAEEHRVRKLKTELLDIMRKGAKRSSGKYSERSCGRCQEPLGPLSAGSSQCRACKHQVCHNCCSACPNGSWVCSVCAKEADLKKVTGDWFYDQRVNRFFSTPGHDIVRTSLKKRPPLRKRENMGALLLNSTELNPSQPTTPVPRPRLRDLAASNKDLLDEVSEESVGVKTKEQQEQQQHRDNEPAEKASLNSVMTETESSLGTPLLPRKEESTGQSSPTRSSMNGLVKADLVNSHSPTSDADTSSVVSHRSVSSGTGTVTLEDGGLFKKSVRRVQKSSEFTSVLDLREEGAEASEGFMGDRSKSVPGLNVPDDEEDEDIDNLVSIHRKVCSSTSNLRGSKSTLGSLMSIYSEAGDYDSVEVSGDIVFSISYDDTTQSLAVLIKECHSLAHGDARRQRSNPYVKCYLLPDKSRIGKKKTSIKHNTVDPTYNETLKFSISRSQVLNRSLQLSVWHHARLGRNAFLGEVEVPLDCRNLDAGHEECVAFVGKASPLQSSAFSQYKGELLISLKYVSTKNSPTEKTKGKRLSLGKKTKTEQGGELHVLIKEAKNLTAMKAGDTSDSFVKGYLLPSKAKSTKRKTPVVKKTLNPHYDHTFVYKDLTLDQLSEMWLELTVWDREAMSSNDFLGGVRLSTGTATLKVGKEEVEADSTGEEVTLWQKMMQYPDSCAEGTLPLRSSMGKSK